A single Macaca fascicularis isolate 582-1 chromosome 13, T2T-MFA8v1.1 DNA region contains:
- the PDIA6 gene encoding protein disulfide-isomerase A6 isoform X2: MILGLVSCAFFLAVNGLYSSSDDVIELTPSNFNREVIQSDSLWLVEFYAPWCGHCQRLTPEWKKAATALKDVVKVGAVDADKHQSLGGQYGVQGFPTIKIFGSNKNRPEDYQGGRTGEAIVDAALSALRQLVKDRLGGRSGGYSSGKQGRSDSSSKKDVIELTDDSFDENVLDSEDVWMVEFYAPWCGHCKNLEPEWAAAASEVKEQTKGKVKLAAVDATVNQVLASRYGIRGFPTIKIFQKGESPVDYDGGRTRSDIVSRALDLFSDNAPPPELLEIINEDIAKRTCEEHQLCVVAVLPHILDTGAAGRNSYLEVLLKMADKYKKKMWGWLWTEAGAQSELETALGIGGFGYPAMAAINARKMKFALLKGSFSEQGINEFLRELSFGRGSTAPVGGGAFPTIVEREPWDGRDGELPVEDDIDLSDVELDDLGKDEL, encoded by the exons ATGATCTTAG GTCTGGTGAGCTGTGCCTTCTTTCTGGCAGTGAATGGTCTGTATTCCTCTAGTGACGATGTGATCGAATTAACTCCATCAAATTTCAACCGAGAAGTTATTCAGAGTGATAGTTTGTGGCTTGTAGAATTCTATGCTCCATG GTGTGGTCACTGTCAAAGATTAACACCAGAATGGAAGAAAGCAGCAACTGCATTAAAA GATGTTGTCAAAGTTGGTGCAGTTGATGCAGATAAGCATCAGTCCCTAGGAGGTCAGTATGGTGTTCAGGGATTTCCTACCATTAAGATTTTTGGATCCAACAAAAACAGACCAGAAGATTACCAAG GTGGCAGAACTGGTGAAGCCATCGTAGATGCTGCGCTCAGTGCTCTGCGCCAGCTTGTGAAGGACCGCCTCGGGGGACGGAGCGGAGGATACAGTTCTGGAAAACAA GGCAGAAGTGATAGTTCAAGTAAGAAGGATGTGATTGAGCTGACAGATGACAGCTTTGATGAGAATGTTCTGGACAGTGAAGATGTTTGGATGGTTGAGTTCTATGCTCCTTGGTGTGGACACTGCAAAAA CCTAGAGCCAGAGTGGGCTGCCGCAGCTTCAGAAGTAAAAGAGCAgacaaaaggaaaagtgaaactGGCAGCTGTGGATGCTACCGTCAATCAGGTTCTAGCCTCCCGCTACGGG ATTAGAGGATTTCCTACAATCAAGATATTTCAGAAAGGCGAGTCTCCTGTGGATTACGACGGTGGGCGGACAAGATCCGACATAGTGTCCCGGGCCCTTGATTTGTTTTCTGATAACGCCCCACCTCCTGAGCTGCTTGAG ATTATCAACGAGGACATTGCCAAGAGGACGTGTGAGGAGCACCAGCTCTGTGTTGTGGCTGTGCTACCGCATATCCTTGATACTG GAGCTGCAGGCCGAAATTCTTATCTGGAAGTTCTTCTGAAGATGGCagacaaatacaaaaagaaaatgtgggg GTGGCTGTGGACAGAAGCCGGAGCCCAGTCTGAACTTGAGACCGCGCTGGGGATTGGCGGGTTTGGGTACCCCGCCATGGCCGCCATCAATGCACGCAAGATGAAATTTGCTCTGCTGAAAGGCTCCTTCAGTGAGCAAGGCATTAACGAGTTTCTCAG GGAGCTCTCTTTTGGGCGTGGCTCCACGGCACCTGTAGGAGGCGGGGCTTTCCCTACCATCGTTGAGAGAGAGCCTTGGGACGGCAGGGATGGCGAG CTTCCCGTGGAGGATGACATTGACCTCAGTGATGTGGAACTTGATGACTTGGGGAAAGATGAGTTGTGA
- the PDIA6 gene encoding protein disulfide-isomerase A6 isoform X1, with amino-acid sequence MALLGLGLVSCAFFLAVNGLYSSSDDVIELTPSNFNREVIQSDSLWLVEFYAPWCGHCQRLTPEWKKAATALKDVVKVGAVDADKHQSLGGQYGVQGFPTIKIFGSNKNRPEDYQGGRTGEAIVDAALSALRQLVKDRLGGRSGGYSSGKQGRSDSSSKKDVIELTDDSFDENVLDSEDVWMVEFYAPWCGHCKNLEPEWAAAASEVKEQTKGKVKLAAVDATVNQVLASRYGIRGFPTIKIFQKGESPVDYDGGRTRSDIVSRALDLFSDNAPPPELLEIINEDIAKRTCEEHQLCVVAVLPHILDTGAAGRNSYLEVLLKMADKYKKKMWGWLWTEAGAQSELETALGIGGFGYPAMAAINARKMKFALLKGSFSEQGINEFLRELSFGRGSTAPVGGGAFPTIVEREPWDGRDGELPVEDDIDLSDVELDDLGKDEL; translated from the exons ATGGCTCTCCTGGGGCTTG GTCTGGTGAGCTGTGCCTTCTTTCTGGCAGTGAATGGTCTGTATTCCTCTAGTGACGATGTGATCGAATTAACTCCATCAAATTTCAACCGAGAAGTTATTCAGAGTGATAGTTTGTGGCTTGTAGAATTCTATGCTCCATG GTGTGGTCACTGTCAAAGATTAACACCAGAATGGAAGAAAGCAGCAACTGCATTAAAA GATGTTGTCAAAGTTGGTGCAGTTGATGCAGATAAGCATCAGTCCCTAGGAGGTCAGTATGGTGTTCAGGGATTTCCTACCATTAAGATTTTTGGATCCAACAAAAACAGACCAGAAGATTACCAAG GTGGCAGAACTGGTGAAGCCATCGTAGATGCTGCGCTCAGTGCTCTGCGCCAGCTTGTGAAGGACCGCCTCGGGGGACGGAGCGGAGGATACAGTTCTGGAAAACAA GGCAGAAGTGATAGTTCAAGTAAGAAGGATGTGATTGAGCTGACAGATGACAGCTTTGATGAGAATGTTCTGGACAGTGAAGATGTTTGGATGGTTGAGTTCTATGCTCCTTGGTGTGGACACTGCAAAAA CCTAGAGCCAGAGTGGGCTGCCGCAGCTTCAGAAGTAAAAGAGCAgacaaaaggaaaagtgaaactGGCAGCTGTGGATGCTACCGTCAATCAGGTTCTAGCCTCCCGCTACGGG ATTAGAGGATTTCCTACAATCAAGATATTTCAGAAAGGCGAGTCTCCTGTGGATTACGACGGTGGGCGGACAAGATCCGACATAGTGTCCCGGGCCCTTGATTTGTTTTCTGATAACGCCCCACCTCCTGAGCTGCTTGAG ATTATCAACGAGGACATTGCCAAGAGGACGTGTGAGGAGCACCAGCTCTGTGTTGTGGCTGTGCTACCGCATATCCTTGATACTG GAGCTGCAGGCCGAAATTCTTATCTGGAAGTTCTTCTGAAGATGGCagacaaatacaaaaagaaaatgtgggg GTGGCTGTGGACAGAAGCCGGAGCCCAGTCTGAACTTGAGACCGCGCTGGGGATTGGCGGGTTTGGGTACCCCGCCATGGCCGCCATCAATGCACGCAAGATGAAATTTGCTCTGCTGAAAGGCTCCTTCAGTGAGCAAGGCATTAACGAGTTTCTCAG GGAGCTCTCTTTTGGGCGTGGCTCCACGGCACCTGTAGGAGGCGGGGCTTTCCCTACCATCGTTGAGAGAGAGCCTTGGGACGGCAGGGATGGCGAG CTTCCCGTGGAGGATGACATTGACCTCAGTGATGTGGAACTTGATGACTTGGGGAAAGATGAGTTGTGA